A window of Primulina tabacum isolate GXHZ01 chromosome 4, ASM2559414v2, whole genome shotgun sequence contains these coding sequences:
- the LOC142541642 gene encoding early nodulin-like protein 1, giving the protein MAYYQYNRYIFISFFLVFTCSVDAFQFRVGGKDGWTINPSEKYGHWAERMRFQVNDTLLFKYKNGSDSVLVVKQDDYDKCSSGNPILKLDDGDSVFKFDRSGPFFFVSGKKSNCDKGQKLIVVVLSVRNGLSPTPLAEAPRPTAPAPEWQLPPPVADQSPYTSPAPASPGIGDTSPGVNGSGGQPPRRSFAPPEFGPVFLVSAVSLVLSTVGLLGLVGPR; this is encoded by the exons ATGGCGTATTATCAATATAACAGATATATTTTCATCTCTTTTTTCTTGGTTTTTACGTGTTCCGTGGACGCCTTCCAGTTCAGAGTCGGTGGTAAAGATGGATGGACTATAAACCCTTCGGAAAAGTACGGTCACTGGGCTGAAAGAATGAGGTTTCAAGTTAATGACACCCTCT TGTTCAAGTATAAGAATGGATCGGATTCCGTGCTGGTTGTGAAGCAGGATGATTACGACAAATGCAGCTCGGGGAACCCCATCTTGAAGCTGGATGATGGGGATTCAGTCTTCAAGTTTGATCGATCGGGCCCTTTCTTCTTCGTATCGGGCAAGAAATCCAACTGTGACAAAGGGCAGAAGCTGATCGTCGTGGTTTTATCCGTCAGGAACGGACTCTCACCGACGCCTCTTGCGGAGGCACCACGTCCTACAGCTCCAGCGCCCGAGTGGCAATTACCTCCACCAGTAGCTGATCAGTCACCATATACATCGCCTGCACCAGCGTCGCCTGGAATCGGAGATACATCGCCGGGAGTTAATGGAAGTGGCGGCCAGCCGCCACGACGCTCATTTGCTCCACCGGAATTCGGTCCTGTTTTCTTGGTGTCTGCGGTTTCACTTGTTCTGAGTACCGTAGGTTTGCTTGGTTTGGTCGGTCCTCGTTGA